The region TTTGCTTACTGAAACGATATCTTTTCCTTTTTCAAGGATTCCCATATCATAAGCTTCGTAAGCTGAAGTTGCTACCTTACCCATTGCGATATTCATGAAAGCATCACGAAGTCTGTTATTTTTAACATCATCGTTATGGAATTCTCTTGACGTTCTTAAAGTCAGTTCTTTTGTTCCACCACCACCAGGAATTACCCCAACTCCGGTTTCAACCAATCCGATGTAAGTTTCTGCTGCGGCAACCACTCTGTCGGCATGCATTGTCATTTCACAACCACCACCAAGCGTCATTCCGTGAGGAGCAACAACTACTGGAATAGAGGAGTAACGAACTCTCATCATAGATTTTTGGAAGTAAGCGATTGCCATGTTCAAATCATCCCAATCCTGTTCGATCGCCATCATTAAAATCATTGCTAAATTGGCTCCCACAGAGAAATTTGCACCCTGATTTCCGATTACTAAACCGTCATATTCTTTTTCAGCTAAATCAATAGCTCTGTTTAATCCATCTAATACTTCACCTCCCAAAGAGTTCATTTTAGAACGGATTTCAAAATTGATAATTCCGTCGCCTAAATCTTCGATTGCAGCACCAGAATTGCTCCAAAGCGTTTTGTTTTTTCTGATATTATCTAAAATAATGAAAGCATCCTGCCCAGGAATTTTGTTGTATTCTCCTGAGTTTTTATCTACATAAATACTTTGTCCTTCATCATTTACTTTGTAGAAAGTTTCCACGTTTTTAACCCAGTCAGAAACCTGATAACCTGCTTCTGTTGCTAATTCAATACCTTTTTGAACGCCAACAGCATCCCAAATTTCAAACGGACCGTTTTCCCAACCGAAACCAGCTCTCATGGCATCATCGATTTTGTAAACTTCATCAGAAATTTCAGGTACTTTATGAGAAACATAAGCGAATAATGCACCTAAAGACTTTCTGTAAAGTTCTCCGGCTTTATCTTTTCCACCAATCAATACTTTAAATCTGTCGATCGGTTTGTCGATATTTTTGGTTAATTCTAAAGTAGGGAAAGAAGATTTACCTTGAAGTTCATATTCTAACGTATCAAGATTTAATCCATGAATTTCAGATTTTCCCTCTGCATTTTTCACTTTTTTATAGAAACCCTGTTCCGTTTTTGAACCTAACCATTTATTGTCAACCATTTTCTGGATGTAATCAGGTAGTGCAAAAACATTGTTGAAATCATTCGCTTCAGCGCCACTTTGACGAACTCCATTTGCTACCATCACCAAAGTATCCAGACCAACAACATCCGCAGTTCTGAATGTCGCAGATTTTGGACGTCCGATAACCGGACCTGTTAATTTATCAACTTCAGAAACCGTTAAACCCAATTTCTGAACATTATGAAGCAAATCCATCATTGAAAATACTCCGATTCTGTTGGCAATAAATGCAGGCGTATCTTTTGCTAAAACCGTTGTTTTTCCTAAGAATTTCGCTCCGTAATTCATATAGAAATCTATAATTTCCGGAGCTGTATCATTTGTTGGAATAATCTCTAAAAGAGGAAGATATCTTACAGGATTAAAGAAGTGTGTCCCTGCAAAATAATGTTTGAAATCATCACTCCTTCCTTCTGTTAATAAGTGAATAGGAATTCCCGATGTATTGGAAGAAATCAATGTTCCTGGCTTTCTGAACTGTTCGATCTTTTCGTAAACTGATTTTTTAATATCAAGTCTCTCTACGACCACTTCAATAATCCAGTCTGTATTTTTTATTTTTGGTAAATCATCATCAAAGTTTCCAACCTTGATTCTATCTGCGAATTTCGGAGAATAGAGTAGAGCCGGACTTGCCTTTTTAAGTTTTTCAAAGTTTTCAGAAGCGATTCTGTTCCTTACCGCTTTATCCTCTTTGGTCAAACCTTTCTTCTGTTCTGCTTCAGTTAATTCAAAAGGAACGATATCCAAAAGCGAAACTTCTACACCAATATTGGCAAAGTGAGCTGCAATACCGCTTCCCATAATCCCTGAACCAAGAACTGTAACGTGTTTGATTCTTCTTTTCATTTGATTTATTATTTGTAATTGTTTTAATTTTTCCATCATTCTAAGAGAATGACATAACGCAAAATTTATTTTCTGTTGTTTAAGTCTGTGGCTATTTTCATGATTTCACACATCACTTCTTTGAATATATCCAGCTTTTCAGGAGGAATCTTTTCCATCACTCTTTTGTTGAAATTGACCACAACTTCTTTAGACATATTTCTGGAATTAAGACCTTTATCCGTAAGCTTAATGATTACTTCACGTTTATCAGTGGTTGTTTTTTCCTTATAGATATATCCGTTATCTTCCAACAGTTTGATAATCCTTGTCAAAGAGGTGGGCTCAATAGCCATTTTAGGACCTAGATTCGTACTTCTTGTTCCTTCTTTAGGATCAATTTTAAGAAGAGTAAGGGCTTGTACTGCCGTAGAATCATGCTCCTGAGCCAATTCTGTGTACATTTTAGAAACAGCTAACCATGTCTGTTTTAAAATTAAGTCTACGTTTTCTATTTTATCCTTATTATCCATCAATATTTTTTTGTAATGGTTTTACCCAAATTTAGCAAATATTATGCATGCATAATATTTATTAACGTTAAAATTTGTTAATACACTGAAAATAAACAGGTTAATTGATATGACAAGCATAATACTATGCATGCATAACATATGGAATATACAAAGAAAAAAGAGGATTAGTAAATGGTTTTCACTAAATTAACGATTTCTTCAAAAGATTCACATTGATACTTTGAAGAATCAGTAGAAATTAACCAAAAGTTGTTCTCAAATTCAAAATGTAGGGCAGAAAGATCTTTTTGGAAGTTTTTTTGAAGCAAAGAATACAGCATTTCTTTATAAAAATTGGGAGCTGTGATTTTTGGAGCCACAAACTGATCGTTAATTTGAAATAAGGAAGCATTGGTGAGTTCCTCATGTTGCAGCAAAACATCCTCAACAATTCCGGAATATAAATGATGGTCTTTAACATACCAGATTTTATCTGCAAACTCCTTCGCCAAACGCCAGTCGTGGGAAGAAAAAAGAATAAGCTTATTTTGTTCCTGTGCTAATTTCCGAAGTGTTTTTAAAATAATGATTTTATTTTTCTCGTCTAAATGTGTTGTAGGCTCATCAAGAATAATAACAGGAGAGTGCTGCGTTAAAGCTCTTCCAATAAAAGCTTTCTGGAGATTTCCGTCTGAAAGATTTTTAAGCGAGGTATCTTTATATTGTACTAAATCAAGTTGCTCTATAATATGGAAAACTTCTTCACGATCTTCTTTTTTAAGCTCAAAATAAAAAGGATAATAAATATATTTCCCCAGCGAAATAAGGTCTTCAACCGTATAATTCTGCGGAACAACAGACTTTGAAAAAACGACTGCAATATGTTCTGCAATTTCTTTCACCGAAAGATTCTTTACATTTTTATGATGAATAGAAATCTCTCCGCTCAAAAGCGGGATCTGATGTAAAATCGATTTGATTAAAGTTGTTTTTCCGACACCATTATTACCGATCAATAAGCATACTTCTCCTAAATTCAAATAAGCATTTGCATTTGAAATTAGGTTTTTATTGTAGCCGATATTTGCCTGGTGAATTTGTAGGTGCATTTTTATTGGTTTTTCGCAGAGACGCTAAGTTTCTTTTACAAAAATAATGTTTTAAGGCGCAAGGAATTTGACAAAGTCAAATTTTTGTTATGCTTATTTACAAAAAGTTGACAATTCTTGTTAAACCGCTTTTAAAAACATCAGATTGAAAATTTAAAAGTAATCCTAATTTACAATTTGTCATTTTCAGATAAGTCAAAAGTTGAGCTTTATGAGTGGGATTAATATATTCAACAGTTTTGATTTCCAAGATTAGTTTATTCTCAACAATCAAGTCTAATCTGAACGCATTTTCAATTTTCAATTCTTCATAGATAATTGGAAGAAGTTTTTGTTTTTCTACGAAAAGCCCGGCCTTTGTCAATTCATAAAACATACATTCTTCATAAACATGTTCAAATAATCCGGCACCAAGTTTCTTGTGTATTTTTAATCCTATTTCAAAAACTACTTTTGAAAGTTCATTTTCTGTCATTTGTATTGTGTTCTTTATTTATTGTTTTTTTTGCTAATCGCAAAGGCGCAAAGATTTCTAATTTTCAACCCTTTTTAAGGCGCAAGAAAATCGAAGATTTTCAGCAAGCGATGTGCTAACTTTACAAATATGCAGGTTTAAATTTTATCATAGATAAAATCCTTGCGCCTTAAAAACATTATTTTTGCAAAATAAACTTAGCGCCTTTGCGATTAACTAAAAATCAAATGTTATTTTGTTTCAAAAGCATCATCAAAATTACAGGAATTCCGAAAACAGAGCTTATTACATTTAAAGGAATCTGTGTTTTTTCTGCTATTATTGAAAAGAATAACATGATGAGCATTCCTAAAAACATATTTAAAATCCATTGCTGCCAAAGTTTTGCAGGATTATAAATTAATCTGCAAAAATGCGGAACAATAATTCCTATGAATAAAATAGGTCCTAAAAAAGCCGTAACAGAAGCTGAAAGCACTGAAGAAGCAACAATAATCAATATTTTCAGCTGATTTAAATTGACTCCTAAGCTTTGCGCATATGAATTCCCTAATGAATTTCCAATTAGTGGTTTTATGCTTTTAAAACAAATAAATAGACCCAGTAAAATTAAAACAGATAATACATAAATCTGATTTCTTGAAACCATATTATTAGCTCCGAAAGACCATAAAATATAGTTTTTTAGACTTTGATTTTCCGCATAGAACTGAAGCAGGGAAACAATAGCACCTGCAAAAGCTGAAACCAGAAATCCAAAAATGATTAAATATGATTTATCCTGAAACTTATTGGACATTGATAATAACACCAACATTAATAATAAGCTCCCTGCAATTGCGGCTAAACTTAAAAAGCTGTTTTGAAGAAATTCAGGAATAAGAATGTCATGTGAAAAAAAAATATAAAAAGCGACAGATAAACTTGCTACTGAAGTGATTCCAAGAATATCCGGTCCTGCTAAAGGATTCTGGAAGTATTCCTGCATCAGAAAGCCAGAAGTCGGAATTGAGATTCCAGCTAAAATCATTACCAATACACGGTTTACACGAATTTCCGCAATTTGGCTATTGGCTGAATCCTGAAAAAAATCATGAAGATGTAAACTTAAAAATCCTGTGTTCAGATTGATAATAGCAGTCAGAAAAATTGCGATTATTAAAACTAAACACAGGATTTTAAACTTGTACGACATTCTAAGAGTCTAAAGTTTATTTTAAGAAAGAATTGATTTTCTCGTTTAATTGTTCTTCACTGATCATACCTAATGTTTCATCAGTCTTATCACCTTTTCTCATGAATGTAAAAGGAATAGCATTTCCAGTCCACTGCTTGAAATTATTTTTGAAGAAATTCCCATCCATAAGCTGTCCGTCTACAATAAACGTATGATTCTGAATTCCCTGTTCTGCTACAAAACGGGGAACTTCGGCATTCCATGCTTCTTTCTGATCCAGGCTTATAAAAGTAATTTTTACCGGTTTTCCTTTTAGTTCCTCTATTTTATTTTTAAAATGCGGTATTTCTTTTATACAAGGACCACACCATGTAGCAAAAAAATTGGTTACATATAAGGTGTCGTTTTTTTTATTTAAATATTCTGAAACTTTATCCAGTGTAAGCATTTTCAACGGAGCAGCCACAGAAGTTGGTTCTGGAGATGAAATAGAATCTGCCACAACAGTAGTTTCATCATTTTTCTGGCTTTCTTTTTTGCAACTTGCAAGAGCAAATACAACAAGCGTGGATAAAATTATCTTCTTCATAAATTATTTTTTATCTATTTTTGATATTGAAGTATGGAACAACAAATCTATAAGGGGAAACTGACACAGTTTCATTGGTTAAAAATAGCGAAAAAGGTAGAACTGACCAAAAATACTTTTTCTCTGGAGTTTGAGATTCCTGAGAATTTAAAATCAAATTTTAAGTTTGAAGCAGGGCAGTTCGTAAGCTTAAAGTTCAAATCTCACGGTGAAGATGTGATTAATGATTATTCAATGACTTCAGCACCTTATGAGAAAAAAATTTCTTTGGGGATAAAAGTAAATTCTCCAGATGGAGCAACTTCTCAATTATTTAAAAATTATAATGTAGGGGATGAATTGCTGGTGAGCGAACCGAGCGGCAGGTTTACACTGGTTTCTAAACCCAGTGAATTCAGAACAATTGTCGGTTTTGCTGCAGGAATAGGAATTACTCCCATTTTAAGTCATTTTAAGAATATTCTTCATAACGAACCCAGAACAAGACTGTTTTTATTTTTTGGAAATAAAAGTTCACAAGATTTAATCTACAGAGAGCAATTGGATAATCTTGCAAGAACTTGTGGAGACAGGCTACAGATCTTCTATTTTTTTTCCCGGGAAAAAACGTCTAATAGTTTGTTCTATGGAAGGCTGGATGAAAAAAAATTAGCTTTAATTATCAATCAAATTCTACATTTAGATGATACAGATGAAGAATCGACGATTTGGGATGCGGTGGATGATGTTTTGATTTGTGGAAAAGGAGAAATGATTAAAACCTTAGCCAATGCCTGTTACCATCACGGAATTCCGAAAAAAAACATTCATTTTGAACTTTTTGAAGAGTTTAATGATGATATTTATCCTGTTGAAAAAGAATTCCCACTCATTGAAAATGTAGAAATGGAATTCAAAATACTAGGACAAGACTATAAAGCTGAACTTCCGACCAACAAAGAAAAAATTCTCCAACAATTGCTTATTCAGAAATTTCCTGTACCTTATTCATGTAAATCAGGAATCTGCGGAAGCTGTGAATGCATTTTGGAAGAAGGAGAGGTTGAGCTGCTTGAAAACGAATATTTAACAGAAAAAGAAGAGGAGAAGGGGCATATTTTAGCTTGTATGTCTATTGCTAAAAGTAAAAAAATAAAACTTAACTTTGATCTTAGTTGAGAATTCTAAAAAACATATTTAGACTTATTTTATCATCAATAGAGCTGAGCGTTTTATTGATTATCTTGGCGAATGCCTGGGTTTTTGCGCTTACCAACGGAAGAACATATACCAAAATCTCCAAAATACCTCCAAGAGAAATTGCTCTTGTGCTGGGAACTTCACCTAAAATGAGATCAGGAGTTTCCAATCCTTATTTTACAAAAAGAATGGACGCAGCTGCTTTGCTTTATCATCATGGTAAAATAAAGAAAATAATTGTAAGCGGGGAAAAAAGCAAAGGATACAATGAACCTGCGGCGATGAAAAATTATCTGGTATACGAAGAGGGAGTTCCTGAAGAAATTATTATCGAAGATCCTAAGGGATTCAACACCTACAAAAGTATTTTACGTTGCAAGAACGTATATAAAGGTAAGCATGTGATCATCGTATCACAAGGCTTTCATAATCTCCGCGCGTTGTTTTTTGCAAGGAATAATAATATGAATGCATTAGGATTTGATGCTCAGGATGTGAACAAGCCGGAAAGCTACTACAGAAACCAGTTCAGAGAAGTCTTTGCCCGAACGGCCGCTGTAGTATATTATATTTTAGGAATTTCCCCAGATTAGAAAGGATAACCGAAACCTATATTAAAGGTAGGTTTCAAAGGATTGAATTCTTTAAATCGCCATTTTTCTCCCTGAGGTTTGTTCGGATCGTAGATTTTGTAGGCAAAGTCAAAACGCAGCTTGATATAAGCGATATTTAGTCTTATTCCGACACCGCTTCCTACACCAACCTGACTTAAAAATTTATTGAATTTAAACTGATCATTAAATCCATTATCCCTTAAACTCCAGATGTTACCAATATCGGTAAAAACAGCTCCTTCATACATATCATTAAAAGGAACCCGATATTCTATATTGGTAGTCAGCTTCAGGTTATCCATTACATATGTACGTACTTTTTCATCTACCTGAGAATTTGCAGGTCCTAAACCTCCGAAGACAGTCCAAGCTCTGATATCATTTGGTCCTCCATTAATATATGAACGAATCACCGGCATTGAAGAAGAGTTTCCATAAGGAATTCCTATTCCCATGAATTGTCTCAGAACTAAAGTTTGCTCTCCAAACTTAAAGTATTTTCTTATATCAAAATCAAATTTCACAAACTGTGAGTATGCAACTCCAAATATAGTACGTTGCGGATTGGATGCCACGATACCGCTTTCTTCTCTTCTTTGATTAAAAAGACTTGGAATATTACCTGCAAATTCTACTTTACCATTAAAATAGAAAGGGTTTTCATAATCTTTTTTTCCAATTTCATTATAAATAAAATTGTAGATCATTGAAGAAATAATCACATCCTGTGTCTGCCTGTCTTTATTAATTAAAGACTGATGGAAACTGCTCAGATTATTTGCCTGCTGTGTACTGAGGCTGTTTTTATAGTCATTATTATTAATAATAATCCCCGATACATCATCTCCTGAAAGTAATCCATTATCATAATCTAGCTTTGTAGCGGGATCAAATAAAAAGTAATCCTTAAAAACTTCTTCTCTGATTATAGCATCATTCACAAAGTAATCATAGTAAGCACTTTTATTTTTTGTTAAACTCAGTTGCAGATTAAATAATGTTAGTTTATGGGTAATCCTGTCATTCACATTGGCCGCAAAATTAAGTCCGGTATTAAAGTTGATTCTACCCAGTCCTATATTATTTTGAATAGATGATCCTAAAAGAATGGAAGTAGTAGGAGTGTAACGTTTGGGAATCAGTTTATAATAATTAAAAGGAACTAATAATCTAGGGAAATTAAGCGCTACCTGTGCTGTTAACTCGTACGCCAGAATCCTTTTATCCAAATTTTTAGGGTTTTTAATTGACCCAAAAGTCCCTGCAACACTCGTCGATAGGTTTTCTGCACCTCCAAAAACATTTCGGGTCGTTAAATCTACCGATGGTGCAACTCCAAAATTTAAGAGCGGTGAATAATTCACGTCTGTAGCCACTTTAATATCGTATTTATCAAGCGGTTTTAAAACATAAAGAACATCAACTATACTATCATTTGGAGCAGTTCCGCCACCACGTCTTAAAGAATCCTTTGCCTTCAGAATACTGAAGTTATTCATTGACAGGATATTCCTTTTGGTTACATCAAGCTGCTTCTGATCATAAATAGACTTCGGACTTACAATAATGGATCTCCATAATGCAGGAGTTTTATACTGCTCGTTTATTTTATGAAACCTTATTCTTCGTAAACTGTCTTTTTTTGTATTCTTGGGAAAATCACTCATTCTGTCTACGATTGCTACATCTACGTTTCCTATGGTAGCAATTTTATAAGGCGTGTTTACAGAATCTTTATGGATTTCTAAAGTCAAAGGCACATTTTTAGTGCTCTTCAAAGAGTCTGCTACAAAGCCGACTTCTTCTCCGAAAGCATTAAATTTGTAATATCCTTGGCTTCTCATTAGTTCATTAATTCTATTTACCTCTTTTTCCAATATAGTCTGATCAAGGATTTGTCCGGATCTGATAAGACTTTTGTTTATATTGAGCTGATAATTTGCTTTTATTCCCGGATCCGGAATATTATAGTAATATTCTTTGATGAACGTCGGATCATTATGCTTAATATAATAGATGGTCTGGGCTTTTTTGGAAGTGGAATCTGTCACATTTTTAAAGTTCACTTTGGCATCCCAATATCCTCTGTAACCCATTCTGTTTTCAATAGATTCTGCTCCTTTTTCAGTTTTTGTAGGATCTAAAATTACAGGTGCAGATCCCCAGTTATGATATAGTCTATCCCAAAATAAGCTTTTCCCAAGACTGCTTTTCATATCATATTTCAAGAAAAGAGAATCTCTGAGCTTTTGATTTCTCATTTCATTGGGATAACTCATATATTCATTAAAGAACTCGTCATATTTAGGATCAGCAGCATTATAAAGCCATAAACTTAAGGGCATAAAAAGAAACTGTTTTTTATTCGGCTTTTGCTGCACATATCCTTTTAATTCACTGTCAAAAGGCTGTTTTCCATCTTCAAACTCCAATGAATTCTTAGTAAGCAAATATTCTCCGTCCGGAACTTTTTTGGTGGTACTACAAGCATAAAGCAACCCCACAAATGTTGCAAATGATATAATTTTATAATATTTTTGAGGAGAATTCATAAAATGCTTACAGCTCATACAATAAAAATTTTACAGTCTTTAGATAAAAAGAAGTTCAGACAAAAATACAATTTGTTTTTGGTTGAAGGTAATAAAACCATTCGAGAACTCTTCAATTCTAACTTTAAAATTAAAGAAATATTCTCTACCGATCCACAAAAACTGGACCACAGTAATGTACCTGTTACTCATGTCTCTGAAAATGAATTAAAAAAGATCAGCTTTCTTATGAATCCTAAAGATTCTGTTGCCGTTTGCTGGTTAAATGAAGAGCCAACTGAAATTGAAGACAAAAAAATTCAGCTTGTTTTGGATGGTATCCAGGAT is a window of Candidatus Chryseobacterium colombiense DNA encoding:
- a CDS encoding 3-hydroxyacyl-CoA dehydrogenase/enoyl-CoA hydratase family protein, with amino-acid sequence MKRRIKHVTVLGSGIMGSGIAAHFANIGVEVSLLDIVPFELTEAEQKKGLTKEDKAVRNRIASENFEKLKKASPALLYSPKFADRIKVGNFDDDLPKIKNTDWIIEVVVERLDIKKSVYEKIEQFRKPGTLISSNTSGIPIHLLTEGRSDDFKHYFAGTHFFNPVRYLPLLEIIPTNDTAPEIIDFYMNYGAKFLGKTTVLAKDTPAFIANRIGVFSMMDLLHNVQKLGLTVSEVDKLTGPVIGRPKSATFRTADVVGLDTLVMVANGVRQSGAEANDFNNVFALPDYIQKMVDNKWLGSKTEQGFYKKVKNAEGKSEIHGLNLDTLEYELQGKSSFPTLELTKNIDKPIDRFKVLIGGKDKAGELYRKSLGALFAYVSHKVPEISDEVYKIDDAMRAGFGWENGPFEIWDAVGVQKGIELATEAGYQVSDWVKNVETFYKVNDEGQSIYVDKNSGEYNKIPGQDAFIILDNIRKNKTLWSNSGAAIEDLGDGIINFEIRSKMNSLGGEVLDGLNRAIDLAEKEYDGLVIGNQGANFSVGANLAMILMMAIEQDWDDLNMAIAYFQKSMMRVRYSSIPVVVAPHGMTLGGGCEMTMHADRVVAAAETYIGLVETGVGVIPGGGGTKELTLRTSREFHNDDVKNNRLRDAFMNIAMGKVATSAYEAYDMGILEKGKDIVSVSKNRQIAEAKKVAKLLAEQGYTQPIEQRVKVLGKDALGMFYVGTDQMLTGNFISAHDKKIADKLANVMVGGNLSEPTVVTEQYLLNLERETFLQLCGERKTLERIQYMLQNGKPLRN
- a CDS encoding MarR family transcriptional regulator; this translates as MDNKDKIENVDLILKQTWLAVSKMYTELAQEHDSTAVQALTLLKIDPKEGTRSTNLGPKMAIEPTSLTRIIKLLEDNGYIYKEKTTTDKREVIIKLTDKGLNSRNMSKEVVVNFNKRVMEKIPPEKLDIFKEVMCEIMKIATDLNNRK
- a CDS encoding ABC transporter ATP-binding protein, with product MHLQIHQANIGYNKNLISNANAYLNLGEVCLLIGNNGVGKTTLIKSILHQIPLLSGEISIHHKNVKNLSVKEIAEHIAVVFSKSVVPQNYTVEDLISLGKYIYYPFYFELKKEDREEVFHIIEQLDLVQYKDTSLKNLSDGNLQKAFIGRALTQHSPVIILDEPTTHLDEKNKIIILKTLRKLAQEQNKLILFSSHDWRLAKEFADKIWYVKDHHLYSGIVEDVLLQHEELTNASLFQINDQFVAPKITAPNFYKEMLYSLLQKNFQKDLSALHFEFENNFWLISTDSSKYQCESFEEIVNLVKTIY
- a CDS encoding GxxExxY protein; its protein translation is MTENELSKVVFEIGLKIHKKLGAGLFEHVYEECMFYELTKAGLFVEKQKLLPIIYEELKIENAFRLDLIVENKLILEIKTVEYINPTHKAQLLTYLKMTNCKLGLLLNFQSDVFKSGLTRIVNFL
- a CDS encoding iron ABC transporter permease, with product MSYKFKILCLVLIIAIFLTAIINLNTGFLSLHLHDFFQDSANSQIAEIRVNRVLVMILAGISIPTSGFLMQEYFQNPLAGPDILGITSVASLSVAFYIFFSHDILIPEFLQNSFLSLAAIAGSLLLMLVLLSMSNKFQDKSYLIIFGFLVSAFAGAIVSLLQFYAENQSLKNYILWSFGANNMVSRNQIYVLSVLILLGLFICFKSIKPLIGNSLGNSYAQSLGVNLNQLKILIIVASSVLSASVTAFLGPILFIGIIVPHFCRLIYNPAKLWQQWILNMFLGMLIMLFFSIIAEKTQIPLNVISSVFGIPVILMMLLKQNNI
- a CDS encoding TlpA disulfide reductase family protein, whose translation is MKKIILSTLVVFALASCKKESQKNDETTVVADSISSPEPTSVAAPLKMLTLDKVSEYLNKKNDTLYVTNFFATWCGPCIKEIPHFKNKIEELKGKPVKITFISLDQKEAWNAEVPRFVAEQGIQNHTFIVDGQLMDGNFFKNNFKQWTGNAIPFTFMRKGDKTDETLGMISEEQLNEKINSFLK
- a CDS encoding ferredoxin--NADP reductase — encoded protein: MEQQIYKGKLTQFHWLKIAKKVELTKNTFSLEFEIPENLKSNFKFEAGQFVSLKFKSHGEDVINDYSMTSAPYEKKISLGIKVNSPDGATSQLFKNYNVGDELLVSEPSGRFTLVSKPSEFRTIVGFAAGIGITPILSHFKNILHNEPRTRLFLFFGNKSSQDLIYREQLDNLARTCGDRLQIFYFFSREKTSNSLFYGRLDEKKLALIINQILHLDDTDEESTIWDAVDDVLICGKGEMIKTLANACYHHGIPKKNIHFELFEEFNDDIYPVEKEFPLIENVEMEFKILGQDYKAELPTNKEKILQQLLIQKFPVPYSCKSGICGSCECILEEGEVELLENEYLTEKEEEKGHILACMSIAKSKKIKLNFDLS
- a CDS encoding ElyC/SanA/YdcF family protein, which codes for MRILKNIFRLILSSIELSVLLIILANAWVFALTNGRTYTKISKIPPREIALVLGTSPKMRSGVSNPYFTKRMDAAALLYHHGKIKKIIVSGEKSKGYNEPAAMKNYLVYEEGVPEEIIIEDPKGFNTYKSILRCKNVYKGKHVIIVSQGFHNLRALFFARNNNMNALGFDAQDVNKPESYYRNQFREVFARTAAVVYYILGISPD
- a CDS encoding BamA/TamA family outer membrane protein → MSCKHFMNSPQKYYKIISFATFVGLLYACSTTKKVPDGEYLLTKNSLEFEDGKQPFDSELKGYVQQKPNKKQFLFMPLSLWLYNAADPKYDEFFNEYMSYPNEMRNQKLRDSLFLKYDMKSSLGKSLFWDRLYHNWGSAPVILDPTKTEKGAESIENRMGYRGYWDAKVNFKNVTDSTSKKAQTIYYIKHNDPTFIKEYYYNIPDPGIKANYQLNINKSLIRSGQILDQTILEKEVNRINELMRSQGYYKFNAFGEEVGFVADSLKSTKNVPLTLEIHKDSVNTPYKIATIGNVDVAIVDRMSDFPKNTKKDSLRRIRFHKINEQYKTPALWRSIIVSPKSIYDQKQLDVTKRNILSMNNFSILKAKDSLRRGGGTAPNDSIVDVLYVLKPLDKYDIKVATDVNYSPLLNFGVAPSVDLTTRNVFGGAENLSTSVAGTFGSIKNPKNLDKRILAYELTAQVALNFPRLLVPFNYYKLIPKRYTPTTSILLGSSIQNNIGLGRINFNTGLNFAANVNDRITHKLTLFNLQLSLTKNKSAYYDYFVNDAIIREEVFKDYFLFDPATKLDYDNGLLSGDDVSGIIINNNDYKNSLSTQQANNLSSFHQSLINKDRQTQDVIISSMIYNFIYNEIGKKDYENPFYFNGKVEFAGNIPSLFNQRREESGIVASNPQRTIFGVAYSQFVKFDFDIRKYFKFGEQTLVLRQFMGIGIPYGNSSSMPVIRSYINGGPNDIRAWTVFGGLGPANSQVDEKVRTYVMDNLKLTTNIEYRVPFNDMYEGAVFTDIGNIWSLRDNGFNDQFKFNKFLSQVGVGSGVGIRLNIAYIKLRFDFAYKIYDPNKPQGEKWRFKEFNPLKPTFNIGFGYPF